The following proteins are encoded in a genomic region of Streptomyces sp. NBC_01723:
- a CDS encoding thiamine ABC transporter substrate-binding protein, giving the protein MSITKKVTVLAVGLGMVGGLAACGSSSDEGQGSGDSKTVTLVSHDSWAASKDVIAAFEKSSGYKVRVLEDGDAGQAVNKAVLTKDNPQGDVFFGVDNTLLSRALDNGLFQPYRAKGSDLVLPEYRADQDKHRVTPVDTGDVCVNYDKAYFEKHGLTPPDSFDDLVEPEYKDLLVTENAGSSSPGLGFLLGTAAKYGDDGWEGYWKKLEANGVKVVDSWEQAYNEEFSGSAGGKKAKGDRPLVVSYASSPPAEVIYADPQPSTAPTGVADGTCFRQVEYAGLLSNAKNPEGGKALLDFLIGKQFQDDMPLNMFVYPVREGAQIPEAFVKYGPQAKDPQTMDPAKIADNRDQWVKSWTSLVLK; this is encoded by the coding sequence GTGAGCATCACCAAGAAGGTCACCGTCCTGGCCGTCGGTCTTGGCATGGTCGGCGGCCTGGCCGCGTGCGGGTCGTCGTCCGACGAAGGGCAGGGTTCCGGCGACTCCAAGACCGTGACCCTGGTCAGCCACGACTCGTGGGCCGCTTCGAAGGACGTCATCGCGGCCTTCGAGAAGAGCTCCGGCTACAAGGTCAGGGTCCTGGAGGACGGCGACGCCGGGCAGGCCGTCAACAAGGCCGTCCTCACCAAGGACAACCCGCAGGGCGACGTCTTCTTCGGCGTCGACAACACCCTGCTCTCCCGCGCCCTCGACAACGGGCTGTTCCAGCCGTACCGGGCGAAGGGCTCCGACCTGGTCCTGCCCGAGTACCGGGCCGACCAGGACAAGCACCGGGTCACGCCCGTCGACACCGGTGACGTCTGCGTCAACTACGACAAGGCGTACTTCGAGAAGCACGGCCTGACCCCGCCGGACTCCTTCGACGACCTGGTCGAGCCGGAGTACAAGGACCTGCTCGTCACCGAGAACGCGGGCAGTTCCTCGCCCGGCCTCGGCTTCCTGCTCGGCACCGCGGCCAAGTACGGGGACGACGGGTGGGAGGGCTACTGGAAGAAGCTCGAGGCGAACGGCGTCAAGGTCGTCGACAGCTGGGAGCAGGCCTACAACGAGGAGTTCTCCGGCTCGGCCGGGGGCAAGAAGGCCAAGGGCGACCGTCCGCTCGTCGTCTCCTACGCCTCCTCCCCGCCCGCCGAGGTGATCTACGCCGACCCGCAGCCGTCCACCGCGCCCACGGGCGTCGCCGACGGCACCTGCTTCCGCCAGGTCGAGTACGCGGGCCTGCTGAGCAACGCCAAGAACCCCGAGGGCGGCAAGGCACTCCTCGACTTTCTCATCGGCAAGCAGTTCCAGGACGACATGCCGCTGAACATGTTCGTGTACCCGGTGCGGGAGGGCGCGCAGATCCCCGAGGCGTTCGTGAAGTACGGGCCGCAGGCCAAGGACCCGCAGACCATGGACCCGGCGAAGATCGCCGACAATCGCGACCAGTGGGTCAAGTCGTGGACCTCGCTCGTACTGAAGTAG
- a CDS encoding ABC transporter permease, with amino-acid sequence MDLARTEVGRGPGRTRTLRGSAARLALMVVPVAFFAVFFAYPVAAIVSRGLEVDGAWQFGRIGDVLAQSDVRHVLWFTTWQALASTALTLLIALPGAYVFARFDFPGKQALRAVVTVPFVLPTVVVGTAFLALVGRGGLLDELWGVRLDTTVWAILLAHVFFNYAVVVRTVGGLWAQLDPRQEEAARMLGASRLRAWRQVTLPALAPAVAAAALMVFLFTFTSFGVVQILGGPAFSTLEVEIYRQTSQIFDLSTAAVLTLIQFAAVAAVLAVHAWTVRRRESALRLVDAATTARRPRGTGQWALLAGVLGTVALLLVLPLAVLVQRSLGAPGFGYYRALTSADGGTFLVPPIEAIGNSLQYAVAATAIAVVIGGLAAAALTRRDAGRFVRGFDALLMLPLGVSAVTVGFGFLIALDEPPLDLRSSWILVPLAQALVGVPFVVRTMLPVLRAVDGRLREAAAVLGASPWRVWREVDLPMVRRALLVAAGFAFAVSLGEFGATVFIARPDNPTLPVAVARLLGRPGDMNYGQAMALSTILMLVCAVALVVLERLRTDRSGEF; translated from the coding sequence GTGGACCTCGCTCGTACTGAAGTAGGCAGGGGCCCGGGCCGGACCCGGACCCTGCGCGGGAGCGCGGCGCGGCTCGCCCTGATGGTCGTGCCCGTCGCGTTCTTCGCGGTGTTCTTCGCCTACCCCGTCGCCGCGATCGTCTCGCGTGGTCTGGAGGTCGACGGCGCCTGGCAGTTCGGCCGGATCGGCGACGTGCTCGCCCAGTCCGACGTGCGGCACGTGCTGTGGTTCACGACCTGGCAGGCACTGGCGTCCACCGCGCTCACCCTGCTGATCGCACTGCCCGGCGCCTACGTCTTCGCCCGCTTCGACTTCCCCGGCAAGCAGGCGCTGCGGGCGGTGGTGACCGTGCCGTTCGTGCTGCCGACGGTCGTCGTGGGGACGGCGTTCCTGGCCCTGGTGGGGCGCGGCGGGCTGCTCGACGAGCTGTGGGGCGTACGGCTGGACACCACCGTCTGGGCCATCCTGCTCGCACACGTCTTCTTCAACTACGCCGTCGTCGTGCGCACCGTGGGCGGCCTGTGGGCGCAGCTCGACCCGCGGCAGGAGGAGGCCGCGCGGATGCTCGGCGCCTCCCGCCTGCGGGCCTGGCGGCAGGTCACGCTGCCCGCCCTCGCTCCCGCGGTGGCGGCCGCCGCGCTGATGGTCTTCCTGTTCACCTTCACCTCCTTCGGCGTCGTGCAGATCCTCGGCGGACCCGCCTTCTCCACCCTGGAGGTGGAGATCTACCGGCAGACGTCTCAGATCTTCGACCTGTCCACGGCGGCCGTGCTGACGCTGATCCAGTTCGCGGCGGTCGCCGCGGTCCTCGCCGTGCACGCCTGGACGGTACGGCGGCGGGAGAGCGCCCTGCGGCTGGTGGACGCCGCCACGACCGCGCGCAGGCCCCGGGGCACGGGCCAGTGGGCGCTGCTGGCCGGCGTCCTGGGCACCGTCGCGCTGCTGCTGGTGCTGCCGCTCGCCGTGCTGGTCCAGCGGTCGCTCGGCGCACCCGGCTTCGGCTACTACCGGGCGCTGACCAGTGCCGACGGCGGCACCTTCCTGGTCCCGCCGATCGAGGCCATCGGCAACTCCCTCCAGTACGCCGTCGCCGCCACCGCCATCGCCGTGGTGATCGGCGGTCTCGCCGCCGCCGCGCTCACCCGGCGGGACGCCGGCCGCTTCGTGCGGGGCTTCGACGCGCTGCTGATGCTGCCGCTCGGGGTGTCCGCCGTGACCGTCGGTTTCGGGTTCCTGATCGCGCTGGACGAACCGCCGCTGGACCTGCGCTCCTCCTGGATCCTGGTGCCGCTCGCCCAGGCGCTGGTCGGGGTCCCCTTCGTCGTACGGACCATGCTGCCCGTACTGCGGGCGGTGGACGGACGGCTGCGGGAGGCGGCGGCGGTGCTCGGGGCGTCGCCCTGGCGGGTGTGGCGGGAGGTGGACCTGCCGATGGTGCGGCGGGCGCTGCTGGTCGCGGCCGGGTTCGCCTTCGCCGTTTCCCTCGGGGAGTTCGGCGCGACGGTGTTCATCGCGCGGCCCGACAACCCGACGCTGCCGGTCGCCGTGGCGCGGCTGCTGGGCAGGCCCGGGGACATGAACTACGGCCAGGCCATGGCCCTTTCGACGATTCTGATGCTGGTGTGCGCCGTGGCGCTGGTGGTGCTGGAGCGGCTGCGCACCGACCGGAGCGGGGAGTTCTAG
- a CDS encoding ABC transporter ATP-binding protein, which translates to MLLNLEGATVRFGGRAVLDAVDLEVAEHEVVCVLGPSGSGKSTLLRAVAGLQPLDAGRVALDGRDQSGVPAHRRELGLMFQDHQLFPQRDVAGNIAFGPRMRGASRAEQRDRVEELLELVGLPGAGRRSVAALSGGEQQRVALARALAPRPRLLMLDEPLGQLDRSLRERLVVELRELFGRLGTTVLAVTHDQGEAFALADRVVVMRDGRIAQSGTPLGVWQRPADAFVARFLGFDNVVEATVAGQVADTPWGKVPVPEDALQGTRTVLVRPAGVRIVSADAGLRCTVAARTFRGTHVAVRLQPEDAPRLEAACALRAAPEVGDAVGVEFDAAEVVVLG; encoded by the coding sequence ATGCTGCTGAACCTTGAGGGTGCGACCGTCCGCTTCGGCGGGCGGGCCGTGCTGGACGCCGTCGACCTGGAGGTCGCCGAGCACGAGGTGGTGTGCGTGCTCGGACCCAGTGGCAGCGGCAAGTCGACGCTGCTGCGCGCGGTGGCCGGGCTCCAGCCGCTGGACGCCGGGCGGGTGGCGCTCGACGGGCGGGACCAGTCCGGTGTGCCCGCGCACCGGCGCGAGCTGGGCCTGATGTTCCAGGACCACCAGCTGTTCCCGCAGCGGGACGTGGCCGGAAACATCGCCTTCGGGCCCCGGATGCGGGGCGCGTCCCGCGCCGAACAGCGGGACCGGGTGGAGGAGTTGCTGGAGCTGGTCGGGCTGCCGGGCGCCGGACGCCGGTCGGTCGCCGCGCTCTCGGGCGGCGAGCAGCAGCGGGTGGCCCTCGCCCGGGCGCTCGCGCCCCGGCCCCGGCTGCTGATGCTGGACGAGCCGCTCGGTCAGCTCGACCGCTCGCTGCGGGAGCGCCTCGTGGTCGAACTGCGGGAGCTGTTCGGCCGGTTGGGCACCACGGTGCTCGCCGTGACCCACGACCAGGGCGAGGCGTTCGCGCTCGCGGACCGGGTCGTGGTGATGCGGGACGGGCGGATCGCCCAGTCGGGGACGCCGCTCGGGGTGTGGCAGCGGCCGGCCGACGCCTTCGTGGCCCGTTTCCTCGGCTTCGACAACGTGGTGGAGGCGACCGTCGCCGGGCAGGTCGCGGACACGCCGTGGGGCAAGGTCCCGGTTCCCGAGGACGCCCTCCAGGGGACGCGGACGGTGCTCGTGCGGCCGGCCGGGGTCCGGATCGTCAGCGCCGACGCGGGCCTGCGGTGCACGGTCGCGGCCCGCACCTTCCGGGGCACCCATGTCGCCGTGCGCCTCCAGCCGGAGGACGCGCCGCGCCTGGAGGCGGCGTGCGCGCTGCGGGCGGCACCGGAGGTCGGGGACGCGGTCGGGGTGGAGTTCGACGCGGCGGAGGTCGTCGTGCTCGGCTGA
- a CDS encoding LAETG motif-containing sortase-dependent surface protein, whose protein sequence is MAVLSIISRTASRRSVRALGVVAASAALAVGAAGNALACNIGEFSAAAKCEGDKGVISVTDVDPAGVPAVVTVYLQNNGADAEKIGEQTVKGSREGSTITFAADWKPNAEYRIHVKADPYVDEDIKPNLTTPSTPCKTEDTPSPTPSESSSTPSDETETPAPEPSTSAPAPTEDQSTAPAAAPSNAPSPAAGDSNLAETGANSNTGMIAGIAAALVVVGGGAVFFGLRRRGANSTR, encoded by the coding sequence GTGGCAGTCCTGTCCATAATCAGCCGCACGGCATCACGCCGTAGCGTCCGCGCCCTCGGCGTCGTCGCCGCCTCGGCGGCCCTTGCCGTCGGCGCCGCCGGCAACGCCCTCGCCTGCAACATCGGCGAGTTCTCCGCCGCCGCCAAGTGCGAAGGCGACAAGGGTGTCATCTCCGTCACCGACGTGGACCCCGCCGGCGTGCCCGCCGTCGTCACCGTCTACCTGCAGAACAACGGTGCCGACGCCGAGAAGATCGGCGAGCAGACGGTCAAGGGCTCGCGCGAGGGCAGCACCATCACCTTCGCCGCGGACTGGAAGCCGAACGCCGAGTACCGCATCCACGTCAAGGCCGACCCCTACGTCGACGAGGACATCAAGCCCAACCTCACGACCCCGTCGACCCCCTGCAAGACCGAGGACACTCCGAGCCCGACCCCGTCGGAGAGCTCCTCGACCCCGTCCGACGAGACGGAGACCCCGGCCCCCGAGCCGTCCACCTCGGCCCCCGCACCGACGGAGGACCAGAGCACCGCTCCGGCAGCCGCGCCGAGCAACGCCCCGTCCCCGGCGGCCGGTGACTCCAACCTCGCCGAGACCGGCGCCAACTCCAACACCGGCATGATCGCCGGCATCGCGGCGGCCCTGGTCGTCGTCGGTGGCGGTGCCGTCTTCTTCGGCCTGCGCCGTCGCGGAGCGAACAGCACCCGCTGA
- a CDS encoding VOC family protein: MYQQMIFVNLATNDLAASKKFFTGLGYEINAQFSDDTTASIPLSETIVVMVHTPEKYRQFTKKEIVDSGKSSEVLLALSAESREKVDELVEKAVAAGGSVSGETQDHGFMYGRAFDDVDGHTFEVVWMDPAAVEG; encoded by the coding sequence ATGTACCAGCAGATGATCTTCGTGAACCTGGCCACCAACGACCTGGCCGCCTCGAAGAAGTTCTTCACCGGTCTCGGCTACGAGATCAACGCCCAGTTCAGCGACGACACCACGGCCTCGATCCCGCTCAGCGAGACCATCGTCGTGATGGTGCACACGCCGGAGAAGTACCGCCAGTTCACGAAGAAGGAGATCGTGGACTCCGGCAAGTCCAGCGAGGTGCTCCTCGCGCTGAGCGCCGAGAGCCGCGAGAAGGTCGACGAGCTGGTGGAGAAGGCGGTCGCGGCCGGCGGTTCGGTCAGCGGCGAGACCCAGGACCACGGCTTCATGTACGGCCGCGCCTTCGACGACGTCGACGGCCACACCTTCGAGGTCGTGTGGATGGACCCGGCGGCGGTCGAGGGCTGA
- a CDS encoding ABC transporter ATP-binding protein — protein sequence MEAPPDNDVLWARALHFQHQDGSPALQGVSLGVREGEILAVSGPRGSGKTTLLRCLSGLVRPQDGEVWFNSVPVHTMGPLSRERLRRDRFGWIDPAPVLVPELNAWENAALPLMLRGTGRRRAKTAALEWLDRLDVGDKARRRPRELKQAERQRVCIARALAVAPAVLFADEPTAPLHRADRAQVLRTLTTAARSHGITVVLATHEAQTAGLADRAVALLDGRRVRTVHLPPLAETTVATGAAGASGTEGRAACSLSA from the coding sequence ATGGAGGCCCCGCCGGACAACGACGTGCTCTGGGCCCGCGCCCTGCACTTCCAGCACCAGGACGGCTCCCCCGCGCTTCAAGGCGTGTCGCTCGGCGTCCGCGAGGGCGAGATCCTCGCCGTGAGCGGCCCGCGCGGAAGCGGCAAGACCACACTGCTGCGCTGCCTGTCCGGACTGGTCCGGCCGCAGGACGGCGAGGTGTGGTTCAACAGCGTGCCGGTGCACACCATGGGACCGCTCAGCCGCGAACGGCTGCGCCGCGACCGCTTCGGCTGGATCGACCCCGCCCCCGTGCTGGTCCCGGAACTGAACGCCTGGGAGAACGCCGCCCTCCCCCTCATGCTGCGCGGCACGGGCCGGCGCCGGGCCAAGACCGCCGCCCTGGAGTGGCTGGACCGCCTGGACGTCGGCGACAAGGCCCGCCGGCGCCCGCGGGAACTCAAGCAGGCCGAGCGGCAGCGTGTCTGCATCGCCCGCGCGCTGGCCGTCGCCCCCGCGGTCCTCTTCGCCGACGAGCCCACGGCGCCGCTGCACCGCGCGGACCGCGCCCAGGTGCTGCGCACCCTCACCACGGCGGCCCGCTCGCACGGCATCACCGTCGTCCTCGCGACGCACGAGGCGCAGACCGCCGGCCTCGCGGACCGCGCGGTGGCGCTGCTGGACGGACGACGGGTACGGACCGTGCATCTGCCCCCGCTCGCCGAGACCACGGTGGCCACGGGCGCCGCCGGGGCCTCCGGAACGGAAGGCCGGGCCGCGTGCTCGCTCTCCGCCTGA
- a CDS encoding aspartate aminotransferase family protein: MSTDSPKDLSRTAYDNLWMHFTRMSSYENAPVPTIVRGEGTHIYDDKGKRYLDGLAGLFVVQAGHGRQELAETASKQAQELAFFPIWSYAHPKAVELAERLANEAPGDLNKVFFTTGGGEAVETAWKLAKQYFKLTGKPTKHKVISRAVAYHGTPQGALSITGLPALKAPFEPLVPGAHKVPNTNIYRAPIFGDDPEAFGRWAADQIEQQILFEGPETVAAVFLEPVQNAGGCFPPPPGYFQRVREICDQYDVLLVSDEVICAFGRLGTTFACDKFGYVPDMITCAKGMTSGYSPIGACIISDRLAEPFYKGDNTFLHGYTFGGHPVSAAVGIANLDLFEREGLNQHVLDNEGAFRATLEKLHDLPIVGDVRGNGFFYGIELVKDKNTKESFTDEETERVLYGFLSKKLFENGLYCRADDRGDPVIQLAPPLISNQETFDEIEQILRATLTEAWTKL; this comes from the coding sequence GTGAGCACCGACAGCCCCAAGGACCTCAGCAGGACCGCGTACGACAACCTGTGGATGCACTTCACCCGCATGTCGTCGTACGAGAACGCCCCCGTCCCCACCATCGTCCGCGGTGAGGGCACCCACATCTACGACGACAAGGGCAAGCGCTACCTCGACGGTCTCGCCGGCCTGTTCGTGGTCCAGGCCGGACACGGCCGCCAGGAGCTGGCGGAGACCGCCTCGAAGCAGGCCCAGGAGCTGGCCTTCTTCCCGATCTGGTCCTACGCCCACCCGAAGGCCGTCGAACTGGCCGAGCGTCTCGCGAACGAGGCCCCCGGCGACCTCAACAAGGTCTTCTTCACCACCGGCGGCGGCGAGGCGGTCGAGACCGCCTGGAAGCTCGCCAAGCAGTACTTCAAGCTGACCGGCAAGCCGACCAAGCACAAGGTCATCTCCCGCGCGGTCGCCTACCACGGCACCCCGCAGGGCGCCCTGTCCATCACCGGCCTGCCCGCCCTCAAGGCGCCGTTCGAGCCGCTCGTCCCGGGCGCGCACAAGGTGCCGAACACCAACATCTACCGCGCCCCGATCTTCGGCGACGACCCCGAGGCCTTCGGCCGCTGGGCCGCCGACCAGATCGAGCAGCAGATCCTCTTCGAGGGCCCGGAGACGGTCGCGGCCGTCTTCCTGGAGCCCGTGCAGAACGCCGGTGGCTGCTTCCCGCCCCCGCCCGGCTACTTCCAGCGGGTGCGCGAGATCTGCGACCAGTACGACGTGCTGCTCGTCTCGGACGAGGTCATCTGCGCGTTCGGCCGCCTGGGCACGACCTTCGCGTGCGACAAGTTCGGATACGTCCCGGACATGATCACCTGCGCCAAGGGCATGACCTCGGGCTACTCCCCGATCGGCGCCTGCATCATCTCGGACCGCCTGGCCGAGCCGTTCTACAAGGGCGACAACACCTTCCTGCACGGCTACACCTTCGGCGGCCACCCGGTCTCCGCCGCGGTCGGCATCGCCAACCTCGACCTCTTCGAGCGCGAGGGCCTCAACCAGCACGTGCTGGACAACGAGGGCGCCTTCCGCGCCACCCTGGAGAAGCTGCACGACCTGCCGATCGTCGGCGACGTCCGCGGCAACGGCTTCTTCTACGGCATCGAGCTGGTCAAGGACAAGAACACCAAGGAGTCCTTCACCGACGAGGAGACCGAGCGCGTCCTGTACGGCTTCCTCTCCAAGAAGCTCTTCGAGAACGGCCTGTACTGCCGTGCCGACGACCGCGGCGACCCGGTCATCCAGCTCGCCCCGCCGCTGATCTCCAACCAGGAGACCTTCGACGAGATCGAGCAGATCCTGCGCGCCACGCTCACGGAGGCGTGGACGAAACTCTGA
- a CDS encoding Lrp/AsnC family transcriptional regulator — protein sequence MHSEPVASRSADPKDSRESRNGGPQLDAVSLAIIEQLQEDGRRPYAAIGKAVGLSEAAVRQRVQKLLDQGVMQIVAVTDPLTVGFRRQAMVGVNVEGDVGSVADALTAMSECEYVVMTAGSFDLMVEVVCEDDDHLLEVINRRIRAVPGVRSTESFVYMKLKKQTYMWGTR from the coding sequence GTGCACAGTGAACCCGTGGCCAGTCGAAGCGCAGACCCGAAGGACTCCCGCGAGTCCAGGAACGGCGGTCCCCAGTTGGACGCCGTCTCCCTCGCCATCATCGAACAGCTCCAGGAGGACGGCCGCCGGCCGTACGCCGCCATCGGCAAGGCCGTGGGCCTCTCCGAGGCCGCGGTGCGCCAGCGCGTCCAGAAGCTGCTCGACCAGGGCGTGATGCAGATCGTCGCCGTGACGGACCCGCTCACCGTGGGCTTCCGCCGCCAGGCGATGGTCGGTGTCAACGTGGAAGGTGACGTGGGGTCCGTCGCCGACGCGCTGACGGCCATGTCCGAATGCGAGTACGTGGTGATGACCGCGGGCTCGTTCGACCTGATGGTGGAGGTCGTCTGCGAGGACGACGACCACCTCCTGGAGGTCATCAACCGACGCATACGGGCCGTGCCCGGCGTGCGCTCCACCGAGAGCTTCGTCTACATGAAGCTCAAGAAGCAGACCTATATGTGGGGAACCCGATAA
- a CDS encoding gamma-aminobutyraldehyde dehydrogenase has protein sequence MSTELRRLRNYIDGEFRDAADGRTTEVVNPATGEAYATAPLSGQADVDAAMAAAAAAFPAWRDLVPAERQKALLKIADAFEERAEELIAAEVENTGKPIGLTRSEEIPPMVDQIRFFAGAARMLEGRSAGEYMEGLTSMVRREPIGVCAQVAPWNYPMMMAVWKFAPALAAGNTVVLKPSDTTPASTALMADIIGSIVPKGVFNVVCGDRDTGRLMVEHETPAMASITGSVRAGMSVAESASKDLKRVHLELGGKAPVVVFEDTDIPKAVEDISTAGYFNAGQDCTAATRVLVHESIHDEFVSALAKAASETKTGRPDDEDVLYGPLNNPNQLKQVTGFIERLPAHAKVEAGGHRVGDKGYFYAPTVVSGLKQDDEIIQKEVFGPVITVQSFRDEDQAVEWANGVEYALASSVWTKDHGRAMRMSKKLDFGCVWINTHIPLVAEMPHGGFKKSGYGKDLSSYGFDDYTRVKHVMTSLDA, from the coding sequence GTGAGCACCGAGCTGCGTCGTCTGCGCAATTACATCGACGGTGAGTTCCGGGACGCCGCCGACGGACGGACCACGGAGGTGGTCAACCCCGCCACGGGAGAGGCCTACGCGACCGCGCCCCTGTCCGGACAGGCTGACGTGGACGCGGCCATGGCGGCCGCCGCCGCGGCCTTCCCGGCCTGGCGCGACCTGGTACCGGCCGAGCGGCAGAAGGCCCTGCTGAAGATCGCCGACGCGTTCGAGGAGCGGGCCGAGGAGCTGATCGCTGCCGAGGTGGAGAACACGGGCAAGCCCATCGGGCTCACCCGCTCCGAGGAGATCCCGCCGATGGTCGACCAGATCCGCTTTTTCGCGGGTGCCGCGCGGATGCTGGAGGGCCGCAGCGCGGGTGAGTACATGGAGGGCCTGACCTCCATGGTCCGCCGCGAGCCGATCGGCGTCTGCGCGCAGGTCGCCCCCTGGAACTACCCGATGATGATGGCCGTGTGGAAGTTCGCCCCGGCGCTCGCCGCGGGCAACACGGTCGTCCTCAAGCCGTCGGACACCACCCCGGCGTCCACGGCCCTGATGGCCGACATCATCGGCTCGATCGTGCCCAAGGGCGTCTTCAACGTCGTCTGCGGCGACCGCGACACCGGCCGCCTGATGGTCGAGCACGAGACCCCGGCGATGGCCTCCATCACCGGCTCCGTGCGGGCCGGCATGTCGGTCGCCGAGTCGGCGTCGAAGGACCTCAAGCGGGTCCACCTGGAGCTGGGCGGCAAGGCCCCGGTCGTCGTCTTCGAGGACACCGACATCCCCAAGGCCGTCGAGGACATCTCGACCGCGGGCTACTTCAACGCCGGCCAGGACTGCACGGCGGCCACCCGCGTGCTCGTCCACGAGTCGATCCACGACGAGTTCGTGAGCGCCCTCGCCAAGGCCGCGTCCGAGACCAAGACCGGCCGGCCGGACGACGAGGACGTGCTGTACGGCCCGCTCAACAACCCGAACCAGCTCAAGCAGGTCACCGGGTTCATCGAGCGCCTGCCCGCGCACGCCAAGGTCGAGGCGGGCGGCCACCGGGTCGGCGACAAGGGCTACTTCTACGCCCCGACCGTCGTCTCCGGTCTCAAGCAGGACGACGAGATCATCCAGAAGGAGGTCTTCGGCCCGGTCATCACCGTCCAGTCCTTCCGCGACGAGGACCAGGCGGTCGAGTGGGCCAACGGCGTCGAGTACGCGCTGGCCTCCTCGGTGTGGACCAAGGACCACGGCCGCGCGATGCGGATGTCCAAGAAGCTGGACTTCGGCTGCGTGTGGATCAACACCCACATCCCGCTGGTCGCCGAGATGCCGCACGGCGGCTTCAAGAAGTCCGGCTACGGCAAGGACCTGTCGTCGTACGGCTTCGACGACTACACGCGGGTCAAGCACGTGATGACGTCGCTGGACGCCTGA
- a CDS encoding polyamine ABC transporter substrate-binding protein yields MPLLPRTPSISRRSLLRGLGGGAALGALAGCGVPAAYVAPGDRAAADRSATERRLTWANWPLYIDTDDEHPSRRPTLEAFEDRTGVSVDYIEEINDNDEFFGKISPSLMNHQPTDRDLIVISDWMCGRFVRLGWVQEMDRSRQPNVTKYLDPLLRSPAFDPGREYTVPWQSGITGIAYNRRRLGREIRHVSDLWAADLKGRVTLLSGMDEAFALLMQGDGVDITDWRTDDFHTMCDLVEKQVGRGQIRRFTGNDYIKDLSSGDVLACQAYSGDVIQLQADDPDIEFVVPEEGAELWAESLMIPNLARHKGNAERLIDYYYRPEVAAELAAWVNYVCPVPAARDVLASSDDPDTAALAEDPLIFPDDKMRERLRIARDIGAGERAEFAKRWNGIVGV; encoded by the coding sequence ATGCCCCTGCTCCCGAGGACGCCCTCGATCTCCCGCCGGTCCCTGCTGCGCGGCCTGGGCGGCGGCGCCGCGCTCGGCGCGCTGGCCGGCTGCGGTGTGCCGGCCGCGTACGTCGCGCCGGGCGACCGCGCCGCCGCCGACCGGTCCGCCACCGAGCGCCGGCTGACCTGGGCGAACTGGCCGCTGTACATCGACACCGACGACGAACACCCGAGCCGGCGGCCCACGCTGGAGGCGTTCGAGGACCGGACGGGCGTCTCCGTCGACTACATCGAGGAGATCAACGACAACGACGAGTTCTTCGGCAAGATCAGCCCGTCCCTGATGAACCACCAGCCCACCGACCGCGACCTGATCGTCATCAGCGACTGGATGTGCGGCCGCTTCGTCCGGCTCGGCTGGGTGCAGGAGATGGACCGTTCCCGGCAGCCGAACGTCACCAAGTACCTGGACCCCCTGCTGCGTTCGCCCGCCTTCGACCCCGGCCGCGAGTACACCGTGCCCTGGCAGTCGGGCATCACCGGCATCGCCTACAACCGCCGCCGGCTGGGCCGGGAGATCCGGCACGTGTCCGACCTGTGGGCGGCCGACCTCAAGGGCCGGGTGACCCTGCTGTCCGGCATGGACGAGGCGTTCGCCCTGCTGATGCAGGGCGACGGGGTGGACATCACCGACTGGCGGACGGACGACTTCCACACGATGTGCGACCTGGTGGAGAAGCAGGTCGGCAGGGGCCAGATCCGCCGCTTCACCGGCAACGACTACATCAAGGACCTCTCCAGCGGGGACGTGCTGGCCTGCCAGGCCTACTCCGGTGACGTGATCCAGCTCCAGGCCGACGACCCGGACATCGAGTTCGTCGTCCCGGAGGAGGGCGCCGAGCTGTGGGCGGAGTCCCTGATGATCCCCAACCTGGCCCGCCACAAGGGCAACGCCGAGCGGCTGATCGACTACTACTACCGGCCCGAGGTCGCCGCCGAGCTGGCCGCCTGGGTCAACTACGTCTGCCCGGTCCCCGCCGCCCGGGACGTACTCGCCTCCTCCGACGACCCGGACACGGCTGCCCTCGCCGAGGACCCGCTGATCTTCCCGGACGACAAGATGCGCGAGCGCCTCAGGATCGCCCGGGACATCGGGGCGGGGGAGCGGGCGGAGTTCGCGAAGCGGTGGAACGGGATCGTCGGCGTCTAG
- a CDS encoding HXXEE domain-containing protein: MDDSSSGESRSGEVGGAVTPGLPAAWALHDGEELATRPGWWRRNLPARHRPRRAGVPRPTRPRDFARGLGLAGASAVAAHTVARRLTGVTSARPR, encoded by the coding sequence ATGGACGATTCATCGAGTGGTGAATCGCGTTCCGGGGAAGTCGGCGGTGCGGTCACGCCCGGGCTGCCGGCGGCCTGGGCCCTGCACGATGGCGAGGAACTGGCGACCAGGCCGGGCTGGTGGCGCCGCAACCTGCCGGCCCGGCACCGGCCGCGTCGCGCCGGTGTGCCGCGGCCCACGCGCCCGCGCGACTTCGCCCGGGGGCTGGGGCTCGCGGGCGCGTCGGCGGTCGCGGCGCACACCGTGGCGCGGCGGCTGACGGGGGTTACTTCAGCGCGGCCGCGGTGA